The genomic DNA GAGCAATTAGCTTATTTATAGGCAGCTTTATAGTTACATTTCTGCCAACTGAGTCAACAACTATCAAAAACTTTGCCTCGTCTTTTATGAGTGCGTTTATTTGATCAATATCTTCAAAATCGATTTTACCATCACAATTGGCATCAGATAGCATTGTAGGCTCCATTTTCCCGTCAATTATTCCCTGCACATAGGCAACATCCATTTCATCAATCTTGTCATCCATATTAGCATTCCCAAAGATGCTCAGCAGAGCTGCAGTACTGCCATCCCCAGATGCTACACCAATAAATAGTCCGATGTTCATCAGAATATAACAATAACATAGCCAACAGACGAATTTATTGTGAATATTATTTATTTTAGTCATAATTGATGTTATTATTACTCTAATTTATAAGACTTTTGGCCGATGCGAGGTGGCGGTATACCTGAGAGGTGCTGGTGGGCGCAAAACAATAACTGTAGACGATCATGCGAATCAGCTCCTTTAAAGTAGACCGCGAATTCCTCTCGAAACTATTTAAGCAACGATGCTGATCTGCATCGATCCTGCGCGGAAATACAATCCATATAAATCAATATGCCTGGGAATTTGGGATGACTTTCCGCCTTTTTACTAGGTCTTATCACCCGCGACACCGAGCCCGGCGCCTGCCACCACGCCCATCAGAATCCTGTGGAGCCTCAATCCCCACAATCGTATCCGCAAACCAGGTCGTCTCGAAATATCCTGGGAACGCCCTGGCGAGTATCGCGCTTTAGACCTCAAAAACAGAGAGGTTGGCGGATCCGAGCGTCGCAAAGACACCAGCGACTAACCACTATACATAAGGAGATCGCTGCCATGAACAGCAGCCTCCTCCCCACGAATCTGGCTACTCCTCCTTCAGGGCGATCCTCGATTCCATGCAGTCCATCTGCGCTCAGCTTCTCCCATTACACTTCAGGGTACACGAATATCCTGTCCTCAGGATAGTCCACGCCCAGGAACTGGAGGTACTCCCTGTAAACGCTCTCCGGATCCAGATTCACATCAGGATGCAGGATCTTCGCAAGATATGTCAGGCCGACAACATCATCCAAGCCAAACAGGATCTCCCAGTTGACAATGTAGACCCTGTCATTCTTCACAGCATTTATACTCGCAGCACCAGCTCTACCAAGTATCTCATTCAGAGTGTTCTCTAGTCTTGTAGAGTCGGAAGATGGTGGTTTATCCCATCCCTGTTCTGGAGCACTTGACAATATCTTTATAATGACGTCTGGATTTTGAGAGACAACCCACTCCCATCCCACTTTTGGATATGCTCCCTTTAAATCTTTAGCAATATTATCGCCTTTGGCTATTGATAACAGCTGTGAGGTACCGGACCCAGCTCCGTAGGTCGAGAGTTCTCCTCCCTTTGAGCCAGACTCAACATATACCCTCGGGGCGCTCTTTTCGGCAACAGGACGATTCACGGACTCTTTCCTTGTTTCGTACCATTCTACGTATCTCGTAGCTGCTTCTTCTTTTTCCAAGATCTTTCCGAGAAGCTCAACTTCTCGAGTCATGTTTTCTGGCTTATAAAAATCGAGACCTACGACAGTTATATTCTTAAAAGCCTCTAGCTTTTCAGCAACCTGCAATGCACCATAAGGTCTATCGGGATACGTATAGCTTATCACAATTATGTTGGGAACAATCTCATCACCGCTCCTTGCTATCTCCCCGATCATCTCGCAGTCTGGCTCGTTCCACTTCCCAATACTCTGCTTGTTTTTCAGAGCAGGGAAGTAGTATGCCTTATTCTTCACGCTATCTGATATCCCCACGATCTTATCTGCCGCTCCCAGGACTGTCACAGCCTCTGCAGCATCCGAGTTCAGAACTATGATCCTCTCCACAGGCATCTGTATGGTGACCTCACGTCCTGCTGAGTCGGTGATCGTCATCGGGTATTCAGCACACACGTAAGACACTGTGATAAGTGTTACTAAAAGTATATATACTGTCAATTTAATCGTACTACTGTCCTCCTGTATATATGGTTTATGTTGGTTCTGGATATACAAAGACACCCTGCTGATCTAAGTCATAATCCAGGTGCTGGAATCTTGTAAGGTACTCCTGATGGATATCCTTAGGGTCTATATCTCTAAAGAGGTCGGGATGAAACCATTTAGCCATATATATTATGCTCAAGAAATATCTTCCACCAAAAAATACATCAGATGATAAGATGTAAACATTTTTATTTTTAACTGCTGAAACGTTTGATAATTCAGGCCGGCTTAGGATCTCGTTCTGTTTCTCTTGCTGTGTTGGATAAGTAGCTTTATATTCATATATTCTCTCTTATTCTTTCAAGAATCTTCGTCATAATGTTATACGCTTAAAATTATAGTATAAAATGTGAACATCCTGCGTACTTCGCGAATCATGCCTTCCTTCGAAGTGGCCCTCACAGTCTCGCCAAATATCCTCTTAATTGCTGAGAATACACTTTCAGCCGCCCACCTTCTTCCATATCCATGCACAATTTTCCAACTGTGGTATCCATACTTCATAAACTCAAGAACTGGTTCGGCTCTGGACGAGCCTGCTTTGACGATAGCATTCTTCCTGATCTTGATTCCAGGCATATCTACGCCCTTCTCTTTCATGAAATCGAATACCCCCTCCTTATCATAAGCTCCATCCATCAGTGAATCTTCAAGCTTAACATCTTCCAGCAGCGGTTTTACCATCTCATGATCAGTGACGGTCTCATCGGTTATCTCGAAGGTTACGGGCTTCCTTGTTTCAACATCTACGGCGATATGCACTTTTATCCAGCCTCTGCGTTCAACACCATGACTTTCTCTCATCCAGTCGCCTCTATTCGTAACCTTCATTCCTGTTGAGTCAACTGCGACCACTAAATCGTTATCAGGTATTGGAATATTCAACTCCAAATTCGTAATCCTCTGCCATAATGTCGAATAATCGGCAGCCAACAGCCCAGGAACAAATCCGCTTAGCGCCTGAATAAATCCTTCGAGCTGCCTGTATGGTAAATGAAGAAAGGCGTATGCTAAACCACAAAATTGAATAAATGTCTCAGGATAGCGATAGGGTCTGCCATTCTTGTTCTTATTCATCTTCAGTAGCTCTTCATCCCAATTATTCACAAAGTCAGTGCTAAGGTAAAACCATCCTCGCCTAACCAATTTCTCATTGTATTCGCGCCAATTGCGGTTATCCTCATAGGCCATGAAATATATTATATATTTTCCTAGTTTAAATAGTTATCCAACACAGCAGTTTCTCTTGAAATTTTACGGTCTCGTTCTTATCTAGTGTGTAGCCTCCAATATTGCTAATCTTCCAAATGATAAACTCTGGGTTCCTTTCCACTACAGACTCTGGGTCTATAGTAATAGCCTCTCCAGAAAGATCGTCAAAAATATTCTTCCCACCCGCCATGACAATTACATTATGCGATTGAGACCCTAACCCACCGGTCTGATAGAAATCACTTCGTCCACCTTCATAAACTCTTGGTTTTGCGTCATCTGGAATTTGTTTAACTACGTTATTTATTGTATTTATTTTATCTTCATACCAGCTGGCGAATTCATAAGCCTCTGTAACGCGCCCAACGATATAACCCAGCTTGATAACATCTTCTATATAGGTATCTGGCTTGTAACAATCGAGACCAATTATTGATATTGTTGGATCCGTTTTGTTGAGAGTGTCTCTGATAATCTCGTAATCTGTAGTCCATTGGGTTCCATAATAAATTACTAAATCGGGATCGAGGTTCAAAATTTTCTCGATATCTGGTGTCTTTGCCGATCCAATGCTCTGGTCTTCCCGAAATTCAGGGAAATATGATTTGTCATTTAATGCAGAATCGCTAATTCCTATAATTCTATCTGAGGCTTTGAGTGTTCTTAATGTTTCAGCACCATTTCTATTTATCGCAACAATTCTCTTAATAGGCATTTTAATTGTTGCAACTCTGCCAGCAGAATCAAGTAACGTGAGCTCTTTCTCTTCATTGTGTATGATAGCCTCAATTTGATCGATGTCATTGGAGTCGATCTTTCCATCATAATTGGCATCAGCGAACTCTGTCACTTTATCCTCGTTGTTGAGTATTCCTTGGATATATGCCACATCCTCCTCATTAATTGCATCGTCCATGTTAGCATTACCAAATATCTCCAGCGTGAAGTCATATGCCGATATAGGCGGAACTGATAGAATCATTCCGATAGCTAAGAACGCCAACAAAAAGTATGCTCCTTTCATTTATCTACTTCCTCCATGCAGTGGATAAACAAAAACTCCATGATTCTTCAGGTCGTAATCGAATCCCTGAAGCTCTAGATATTCCTTATGTACAGTTTGTGGATCTAAATCTTCGAATAACTCTGGATAGAACCATTTTGCCATATAGGCAATTGCCACAGGAACTCCAGGGCTCGCTCCAAACTCATAGAGCAGCAGGTAGACGCGCCCTTCTTTTACAGCGGTAATATTGCCCCAGCCAGTTCTGGACAGTATCTCCCTCCTTTTAGCCTCAAATCCAGAAGGATCGTTCGTCGCATAGCCGCATGCGATCTCAGAGGGTTGTGTAAATCTTACAATAACATCCGGATTTTGTACTATCACCCACTCAGACTCCACGTCTGGGTAAAGACCTGTTAGATTAGAAGCGATATTCACACCACCGGCCATGGTACAGACCAAATCAGCCCCTCTCCCCTTGGTATATGTCTTAAGATCAGAGGCACCTTCTAGGTAGACACGTGTTCTTTTATTCTCTGGTATCTCTGAGATCTTCTCATCGACCGTATCTGTAACCCGATTAAACCATTCTAGATAGTTATCTGCCTCAGCCGTTCTATTAACTATATATCCGAGCATTTTCATCTCTGCTGGCAGATCATTGGCTCTGTAGAGATCAAGCGCCACAATGGAAATGCCTGTACCATTGAGCATTGGTTCAAGATACTTCGACGTAGCCGACTTGTAGCTTATAACCAGATCTGGTTCTAGTAAAAGGATCTTCTCGATATCTGGTTCGTTCCACTTTCCGACATTAGGCATCTGACTGAACTCAGGAAGGTAGGCTGTGTTCTCCAGCGTCTCAATCGATACACCCACTACCTTATCTATAGAATGTAAAATCCTAAGAGCCTCTGCAGAGTCATCAGTCAGAGCCACGATCCTGTTAATAGGCATCTCCAGAGTCACAGTTCTGTTAGCAGTATCGATAAGAGTTAAGATCGATTCATCACCTTGTATGATATGTTGTATCTGCTCTATATCCCTGGAATCCACCTTGCCATCGTAATTGGCATCGGCAAATTCGGTGTTTTTCTCTTTTCCGTCAATAATTCCCCGAGTATATGCAATATCGGACTCATCAATTGTGTCATCCATGTTGGCATTGCCAAAGACCTTCAGCGTGTAGCTGGATGCAGCTCCTGGCGTTGCAACAAGGATCATAAATAGTAACAGAACAGTTAGCCTCATTCATCTCCCCTCTACCGGAGGATAGACAAACACACCATGGTGCTCCAGATCAAAGCTTACATTCAGATAATCCTCTAGCAGCTCCTCGGCAGAGACTATCATGTCCCTGTCCAAGTCCCCAGGGGCGGCGCCCCACGCGGAGGTCATTATTGTCATCAAGATCATAAAAGCAGTCGCTGCTCTGATATCCGCCATCACTATCTCTCCTTAATACTACTAATTATAAGAATGTTGTTACAAAGTTCTACTAAATATAGTTATCTATTGAAACATCAAAAAAATATATATAGTATGTAAAAGATGTGGAAGTTAGGTCCCAATCAGCTTTGCCATCTTCTCCTTCCAGGCTGCCACCTCCTCTGCTGTCACCACGTCTATAGCCCCTCCCTGGAACGATCCTCCGACGTCACCCATCTTATCCTCAATCCAGCCCTCGATCTCCAGGTAGAGAGACTTCAGCGCATTAAGAACCTCAGGATCAGCCTTCCATAACCCTCTCTGTTCAGCCTCAAGCAGCCGCCTGCCCATTTCCTCCAATGCCCATGGGTTGTGCTCCTCGAAGAACCTGCGGTTCTCCTCGTCCATGATGAACGTCCGGGCGATTTCATCGAATATCCAGTCGTCGACCTCCTGTGTTGTGGCCTCCCAGCCGTATACACGTCCAACACGTTTGGATATGTCGCCAGCCCCCTTGTAGCCGTGCTGCTTCATGCCCTCTATCCATTTCGGGTTCAGAAGCTTCGTCCTAACCACACGGCGTATCTCGTCTGCCAGATCTCTCACTTCAACATGCTCCGGCTCTCTCGTATCTCCATAGTATGCCTTCACATCCTTACCGGATAAATGCCTAGCAGCAGCGGTCATCCCGCCATGAGTTCCAAAGTAGCAGCAACATCCGAATAGATCGTACTCATCGCTGACCACCTTGTTGTAGGTGATATCAACTGATTTGAGCGCGTTCACAAAGCTCTGATGCGCTTCTCTTCCAGATACGCCCTTGCCATAAGCGTAACCGTTCCAGTAAACGAAAATATCGGAGAGGTCCTTCTCGTCCTTCCATGCACTAGCGTACACCGCGAGGTTGGTACCTGATTGATATGTTCCAGGTTTGCTGGCGAATATGCGAAGCGTCGCCTCACGCCAGTCTCTGGCCGTGCCATTATCCAAACTGGCCAGTGCATGCTTACGAACGAAGTTCATTTCCAACGGCTCATCGAGCGCAGCCACTGCCTGGACGGCCTCGTCAATTATTTCTATGCAGTTGGGGAAATTGTCGCGGGTGATCCCGGACACGCGCACTGTCACATCTATTCTGGGGCGGCCGAGCGTATCCAGGGGTATTAACCTGAACCCCTTCAGTCTCCCATTGGGGAGCCAGACCGGCTCTGTGCCCAGAAGATACAGTATCTGGGACATGTCCTCTCCATCTGCCCACATGATATCGCTGCACATCCAGAAGAAGGCGACGTTCTCAGGATACCGGCCCTCCTCTTCTAGATGTTTGGCGATGACCGCATCCCCCAGTTTCTTGCCAACCCTCCATGCGGTCTTTGTGGGCACCCGATACGGGTCGAGGGAGTAGAAATTACGGCCGGTCGGAAGGACATCGTCTCTGCCGCGTGTGATGAGGCCACTTGGACCTGCCTCGACATATCCGCCATTCATGCCGTTCAGAAGCGCCTCGATCTCCCTAGATGCCTCCATCCTGGCCTGGAGATCCAAAACCCTCTCCCTGATTGTCTCAAGCTCACGCTCGTAACCTGCAACTGAGATGCCAAGCACATCGTCAACCTTTCCATCATGCAGATACATATCGATGAGTTTCCTGCACCGCTCATCGATCATTTCCAGAAGTTGGCCATGTGATTTGCCATAATGCTCGTTGATAGCCCCCTGATCGCTCAGAAGCGTATCTAGATCAAGACCCATCATCGAGGCGATGATCCTCCGTGGTGAAATCCCATTGCCCTCGAATCTCAACACAGCGTTTATGAACTCCACCCGTTTATATCCCTCGGGAATCTGTCCGAATATATGCATGCCAGAGTCGATCTGTGTGTTTCTGACCCGGCTCAGCTCGTTATGCGTGCGTCTCACGATCTCCTCTAGCGGCGTATCCTCGGTCAGTTTTATTCCTTTATCGAGGTTTGCCGCCTTGATCGCCTCTATCAGCAGATCTCTCAGCTCATGAGATCTGGCATGGTCATGCTTTGCGCTCTCGTACTCACCCAGAAGCCTATCGACCTCAAGCAGCTCGTCATAAAGCCCGGACTGTGTCATCACCGTCTGCATGTGGTCGATGAGGACCGCGTAGCTGCGGCGTTTCGCTATGGTCCCCTCAGGCGGGTTGTCAGCATTGTAGATATAAAGATGCGGGATGGTGCCGATGCAGATGTCCGGATAGCAGTCTCTTGAGAGCCCCACCCCCTTGCCGGGCAGAAACTCGAGGTTTCCGTGCGTGCCAACATGAATGATCACATCTGCACCGAAGCTCTCCTCTATATAACGGTATGTC from Methanothrix thermoacetophila PT includes the following:
- a CDS encoding IS5-like element ISMth3 family transposase, whose translation is MAYEDNRNWREYNEKLVRRGWFYLSTDFVNNWDEELLKMNKNKNGRPYRYPETFIQFCGLAYAFLHLPYRQLEGFIQALSGFVPGLLAADYSTLWQRITNLELNIPIPDNDLVVAVDSTGMKVTNRGDWMRESHGVERRGWIKVHIAVDVETRKPVTFEITDETVTDHEMVKPLLEDVKLEDSLMDGAYDKEGVFDFMKEKGVDMPGIKIRKNAIVKAGSSRAEPVLEFMKYGYHSWKIVHGYGRRWAAESVFSAIKRIFGETVRATSKEGMIREVRRMFTFYTIILSV
- the cobN gene encoding cobaltochelatase subunit CobN, producing MRVTCLVGNSYIPIIAKANRRLGLNLRLYSNQRLSESPEMLEEAIHSAFESDLVFIHRGGDALWDELEPKMNEIGKRTPIVCLGYDSSYWMLSTAPPDVVITANTYLTYGGEENICNMFLYLEKELLDVDTHFDPPKPLPWEGLYHPDAADCFDDIDAYLEWYEPDDGPTVGVLISRFYWANGSLAVEDELIRALENQGLNVIPVFTYSVRDKELGTRSMADVVSDYFLDGGRPRIDALVKTIPFFLGQDARSVGDSKSNRTGIDLLKRLNVPVFEPIISYHMTLEEWESSIGLSNDIGWSVAMPEFEGVIEPIIIGAGGRHDEYIERAPIRERCERLAMRVRRWIELARKPVSQRRVAFILHNNPCASVEAAVGGGAHLDTLESVARIMNRMVEAGYSLENVPATGGELIENIMNRKAISEFRWTTIEEIVAKGGVLAYQTKEEYERWFNTLSPTVRDRVCEAWGNPPGEEKNGIPAAMLYQGKIVITGVRYGNVVICVQPKRGCAGARCDGQVCKILHDPDVPPTHQYMATYRYIEESFGADVIIHVGTHGNLEFLPGKGVGLSRDCYPDICIGTIPHLYIYNADNPPEGTIAKRRSYAVLIDHMQTVMTQSGLYDELLEVDRLLGEYESAKHDHARSHELRDLLIEAIKAANLDKGIKLTEDTPLEEIVRRTHNELSRVRNTQIDSGMHIFGQIPEGYKRVEFINAVLRFEGNGISPRRIIASMMGLDLDTLLSDQGAINEHYGKSHGQLLEMIDERCRKLIDMYLHDGKVDDVLGISVAGYERELETIRERVLDLQARMEASREIEALLNGMNGGYVEAGPSGLITRGRDDVLPTGRNFYSLDPYRVPTKTAWRVGKKLGDAVIAKHLEEEGRYPENVAFFWMCSDIMWADGEDMSQILYLLGTEPVWLPNGRLKGFRLIPLDTLGRPRIDVTVRVSGITRDNFPNCIEIIDEAVQAVAALDEPLEMNFVRKHALASLDNGTARDWREATLRIFASKPGTYQSGTNLAVYASAWKDEKDLSDIFVYWNGYAYGKGVSGREAHQSFVNALKSVDITYNKVVSDEYDLFGCCCYFGTHGGMTAAARHLSGKDVKAYYGDTREPEHVEVRDLADEIRRVVRTKLLNPKWIEGMKQHGYKGAGDISKRVGRVYGWEATTQEVDDWIFDEIARTFIMDEENRRFFEEHNPWALEEMGRRLLEAEQRGLWKADPEVLNALKSLYLEIEGWIEDKMGDVGGSFQGGAIDVVTAEEVAAWKEKMAKLIGT
- a CDS encoding ABC transporter substrate-binding protein, yielding MTVYILLVTLITVSYVCAEYPMTITDSAGREVTIQMPVERIIVLNSDAAEAVTVLGAADKIVGISDSVKNKAYYFPALKNKQSIGKWNEPDCEMIGEIARSGDEIVPNIIVISYTYPDRPYGALQVAEKLEAFKNITVVGLDFYKPENMTREVELLGKILEKEEAATRYVEWYETRKESVNRPVAEKSAPRVYVESGSKGGELSTYGAGSGTSQLLSIAKGDNIAKDLKGAYPKVGWEWVVSQNPDVIIKILSSAPEQGWDKPPSSDSTRLENTLNEILGRAGAASINAVKNDRVYIVNWEILFGLDDVVGLTYLAKILHPDVNLDPESVYREYLQFLGVDYPEDRIFVYPEV
- a CDS encoding ABC transporter substrate-binding protein codes for the protein MRLTVLLLFMILVATPGAASSYTLKVFGNANMDDTIDESDIAYTRGIIDGKEKNTEFADANYDGKVDSRDIEQIQHIIQGDESILTLIDTANRTVTLEMPINRIVALTDDSAEALRILHSIDKVVGVSIETLENTAYLPEFSQMPNVGKWNEPDIEKILLLEPDLVISYKSATSKYLEPMLNGTGISIVALDLYRANDLPAEMKMLGYIVNRTAEADNYLEWFNRVTDTVDEKISEIPENKRTRVYLEGASDLKTYTKGRGADLVCTMAGGVNIASNLTGLYPDVESEWVIVQNPDVIVRFTQPSEIACGYATNDPSGFEAKRREILSRTGWGNITAVKEGRVYLLLYEFGASPGVPVAIAYMAKWFYPELFEDLDPQTVHKEYLELQGFDYDLKNHGVFVYPLHGGSR
- a CDS encoding ABC transporter substrate-binding protein encodes the protein MKGAYFLLAFLAIGMILSVPPISAYDFTLEIFGNANMDDAINEEDVAYIQGILNNEDKVTEFADANYDGKIDSNDIDQIEAIIHNEEKELTLLDSAGRVATIKMPIKRIVAINRNGAETLRTLKASDRIIGISDSALNDKSYFPEFREDQSIGSAKTPDIEKILNLDPDLVIYYGTQWTTDYEIIRDTLNKTDPTISIIGLDCYKPDTYIEDVIKLGYIVGRVTEAYEFASWYEDKINTINNVVKQIPDDAKPRVYEGGRSDFYQTGGLGSQSHNVIVMAGGKNIFDDLSGEAITIDPESVVERNPEFIIWKISNIGGYTLDKNETVKFQEKLLCWITI